From the genome of Camelus bactrianus isolate YW-2024 breed Bactrian camel chromosome 33, ASM4877302v1, whole genome shotgun sequence, one region includes:
- the LOC141575857 gene encoding olfactory receptor 10N1-like, which translates to MSSHTQLNEFILLGIPQTEGLKTMLSVIFSFIYLFTLLGNLLILTAIVPSSTLHTPMYFFLGLLSIFDMLFPSVTCPKMLLYPSGQSQAISCKGCALQLFFYHFLGSAEGCLYSVMAYDRFVAICHPLRYLLIMRPGPCVGLVMAAWTVGCLHATILTSFTFQLPYCGPNRVDYFFCDIPAVLPLACADSSLAQRVGSTNVSFLVLMFWFSVCVSYTHTGIAILRIRSTEGRQKAFSTCSAHLTAILCAYGPVVIVYLQPTPNPLLGATVQILNNIVSPMLNSLIYSLRNTEVKSSLKRVFHNVVLTALE; encoded by the coding sequence ATGAGCAGCCACACACAGCTGAATGAGTTCATCCTACTGGGAATACCTCAGACAGAGGGACTGAAGACTATGCTCTCTGTCATCTTCTCATTCATTTACCTCTTCACCCTGCTTGGCAACTTACTCATCCTTACAGCAATTGTTCCCTCCTCTACCCttcacacccccatgtacttcttctTGGGACTCCTGTCTATTTTTGACATGTTGTTCCCATCTGTGACCTGTCCCAAGATGCTACTCTATCCCTCTGGCCAGAGCCAAGCCATTTCTTGTAAGGGATGTGCTTTACAGCTCTTCTTCTATCATTTCCTGGGTTCTGCTGAAGGCTGCCTCTACTCCGTGATGGCTTACGATCGCTTTGTTGCCATCTGTCACCCGCTGAGGTATCTGCTCATCATGAGACCTGGACCCTGTGTTGGTTTGGTCATGGCAGCTTGGACAGTGGGTTGTCTTCATGCCACCATCCTGACTTCCTTTACCTTTCAGTTACCCTATTGTGGCCCCAATCGGGTGGACTACTTCTTCTGTGACATTCCCGCTGTCTTACCCCTGGCTTGTGCTGACAGCTCCCTGGCCCAAAGAGTGGGTTCCACTAATGTCAGCTTTCTGGTTTTGATGTTTTGGTTCAGTGTTTGTGTCTCCTACACACACACTGGGATTGCCATTTTGAGAATCCGCTCCACAGAGGGCAGGCAGAAAGCTTTCTCTACCTGCAGTGCCCACCTCACTGCAATCCTCTGTGCCTATGGACCTGTAGTCATTGTCTACCTGCAGCCCACACCCAACCCCTTGCTTGGTGCCACGGtgcaaatattaaataatattgtcTCACCCATGCTGAACTCGTTAATCTATTCCTTAAGGAACACGGAAGTGAAAAGCTCCTTAAAAAGGGTTTTCCACAATGTAGTATTGACTGCTCTGGAATAA